One part of the Peromyscus leucopus breed LL Stock chromosome 19, UCI_PerLeu_2.1, whole genome shotgun sequence genome encodes these proteins:
- the LOC114701587 gene encoding neuropeptide Y receptor type 6 — MEVPPNQPAPNKSSAKSNNSAFFYFESCQPPFLAILLLLTAYAMVLIMGIFGNLSLIIIIFKKQREAQNVTNILIANLSLSDILVCVICIPFTVIYTLMDHWVFGNAMCKLTSYVQSVSISVSIFSLVLIAIERYQLIVNPRGWKPRVSHAYLGIILIWLISLSLSVPLFLSYHLTNEPFHNLSLPDDIYTHRVACVEIWPSKLNQLLFSTSLFMLQYFVPLGFILICYLRIVICLRKRTRKVDRRRENKSHLNENKRVNVMLISIVVTFGACWLPLNIFNVIFDWYHEMLMSCHHDLVFVICHLVAMVSTCINPLFYGFLNKNFQKDLMTFIHHCGCVAPQERYENIALSTMHTDESKGSLRLAHITTGV; from the coding sequence ATGGAAGTGCCCCCAAACCAACCAGCACCTAATAAAAGCAGTGCCAAGAGCAACAACTCTGCATTTTTCTACTTTGAATCCTGTCAACCCCCTTTTCTAGCCATACTCTTGCTACTCACAGCGTATGCTATGGTCCTAATCATGGGCATTTTTGGAAACCTCTctcttatcatcatcatctttaagaagcagagagaagctcAAAATGTTACCAACATACTGATCGCCAATCTGTCCCTCTCTGACATCTTGGTGTGTGTCATATGCATCCCTTTTACAGTCATCTACACTCTAATGGACCACTGGGTATTTGGGAATGCCATGTGTAAACTCACTTCCTATGTGCAAAGTGTCTCAATCTCTGTGTCCATATTCTCCCTTGTATTGATTGCTATTGAAAGATATCAGCTGATTGTGAACCCCCGTGGCTGGAAGCCCAGGGTATCTCATGCCTACTTGGGCATCATCTTGATATGGCTCATTTCCCTTTCATTGTCTGTTCCCTTATTTTTGTCCTACCACCTGACCAATGAGCCCTTTCACAATCTCTCTCTCCCGGATGACATCTACACCCACCGAGTGGCCTGTGTAGAGATCTGGCCTTCCAAACTGAACCAACTCCTCTTTTCCACATCATTGTTTATGCTCCAGTATTTTGTCCCTCTGGGTTTCATTCTTATCTGCTACCTGAGGATTGTTATCTGCCTCCGAAAAAGAACTAGAAAggtggacaggaggagggaaaataAGAGCCACCTCAATGAGAACAAGAGGGTAAATGTGATGTTGATTTCCATTGTGGTGACTTTTGGCGCCTGCTGGCTGCCCTTAAACATCTTCAATGTCATCTTTGACTGGTATCACGAGATGCTGATGAGCTGCCACCACGACCTGGTGTTTGTAATTTGCCACTTGGTTGCTATGGTTTCCACATGCATAAACCCTCTTTTTTATGGCTTTCTCAACAAAAATTTCCAGAAGGACCTAATGACGTTTATTCACCACTGTGGGTGTGTTGCACCTCAGGAAAGATATGAAAATATCGCCCTGTCCACTATGCACACGGATGAATCCAAGGGATCATTAAGACTGGCTCACATAACAACAGGGGTATAG